The genomic interval TACTTTATCAGATAATATCATTGAGATCAAAATCTCCAGACTCAGGAACAGAattaagatgaaaaaaacaacaacaacatactgAGCCATgcaaaacacaatcacattcactgtttcttttaaaaaggcaaaaaatgaTGTGTTTAGATTTGTCTGAAGGGATGAGATGGTCGAGctttaatgtactgtacttcATCCGATGGTATGGTGCAAAGTCTTGGAGAGCTCAATATTTACATGCAGACCTTCAAGAATGACAAATTACAAATCGACAGAATGACCGCACTGGGATTCAATTACAAATACTTCAACAACAATCTATTAAAATAGACATTTTTGGTTGCAAtttaaactgaatttaaaaactACAACCACTCTACTCAAAACTTCAGAGGGTCTTACTTGATTTGActctcctgtgttgtgccactCAATTAGATCGGCATTAATCGTGAGCGAAGTGGGATTCAGGCTGAAGGAGCCCACCTCTCTGACAGACCAGTTCGGCCCCCTCCAAATCCAGCAAACGATGTCATATCCAGTGGGCGGGTCACCGTTCGCATCGAAATACACAGAGGTGTTTTGAAAAGTGAATTGCACCTGCTTGAGCCACGAGAggagctgtggtggagagggagaaagaacaTCAGTGCAGTGACACAGAGAGTGGCTCTGGGGGATGCATCACTATACTTGGCAggaccagagatatcaccttttttattctattgcacctacattacccacaaagcAGCTAAGCTACCTCGTGACGTCACTGGTGACAATTTATCAGGTCACATGCGGCTTCTTCTGGAGACACAAAAGGCTTTCAGATATTTCTCCCACATATGCTGTGGTACTCACCTTCACCTGTAACCTAACCCTAACATTtctggagttaccctttaatgtaGTGTTTCAGTCAAAGAAACACTTGAGCTGAGAGACACGACGAGAACTTCCTTGACAGAAAACATGGTGACATGACTATTTCTCGAAGTTGCTTGATTCTATTTCAGGATTCCATCTGCTCACCTCCCACGGATacaccctcctcctctggcaCTCTCCTGAGTCACAGCCGAGTGCCTGGTGCAGGGCATGAGCTAGAGCATACGTCGCCTTATAAACGTTGGCAGAGGAGGTAACATCATGTTTTTCCAGAGGAAATCCCATCCTGGCAAGGTTGTACACGTCTGTGCTCTGTAGACAGTCATTGCCCGAGTTTGTGTTAACATTAGAGACGTTCTGATTCATTGCATCCTCCAACACCTTCGCCTCAAACTCCTGAAAGCCAGATATGTTTGAATATTTGATGGACACTCCAAGCACAGTGCCGATGCTTTGGACCCCAGGTATACTTGATATAAGAGAAGACGCTGACCAGTCCTCCGACCCAATCCATACCTTATCTGTCATCTTCTCCTCAATGACGAATGGGACTAAATAACTGAATTCTACCTTGTTGGAGAAGACCACGATGGTGTTTACTTTGGTCTTCAGCAAATTCTGCACGATGTTCCTCATGGTTTGTTTATTGTCATCTGAGTAAGCTGGGATGATTCCTTGGTAGGCGATGCAGATGCCGGAGTCTGGTGCCTGCGTGGTTAAGCTTTGCATTCCATCCAGGCCATAGGCATTGTCACTGCTTAATACAGCAACCCAGGTCCAGTTGAAATGAACCAGAAGCTTGATCATAGCTGCCACCTGGTTCTTGTCGCTGGGAATTGTGCGGAAAAAGGATGGATAGACGAACTTGTTGCTCAGCTTTTCGTTCGATGATTCATAAGAGAtctaaatgaaagaaagaacatGACAAGAATGATTCTATATTGGATTTCATGTAGAACAGGTAATAATTCAAAGGCCATGatgaaaggaaaagttcacccaaaaatgagaaTTCAGGTGTTATccactcaccctcatgctgttGGAAAGTCgagtgaagtttcgtagtccacaaatcATTTTGGGAGATTCACAGCAAATCGGCATTGTTGCATTCAAATAAACATCTGGAGGCGCGGGGGACTTACTATGTTAAAAAGCAACCAAAAAGCAGCCCTTATGAAGTGGGTGCAAAAACAATCTTGGTTgcgtttttatgttttaaaacaagtccccatgtACTTCAactgttcaggaaaatgctgtaacgcagttctgctgtgaagctccagaaacattttgaaacatgCAAAACTTcaactgactttccatcagcacaaAGGTGAGAAGATAATTACTGAAATTCAGTTCTGGATGTGCTGTTCCTCAAAAAAATTGGACGATACCTTACTTGTGGTATAAGATAGGACCCCAGTAGAACAGCGGGGGTGAGCgttttgctgctgctgtctggccCAATCAAAGCCAATCCTCTCTGACTGCTGTCAGTGAAGTTTGaatctttgtctctctgtgtcccAGATGTTAAGGGGCCCCAGTGCTCCAGCAAGTCCACTGCGGCCAGGACAGCAGCAGACTTCGAGCAGCCGTCGTAGATCTGATAACCCAGCTTCACTCCTGGTAAAAGAGACTGTGGCCCGGTGCTGTTGTTGATCTCTTCCACAGCAAATCTCATGGCTTGCATCAGGTGATATCCGTGTTGGTTGGCTTTACCTCTGGAAAAGGGGGCATGTTAAAGAGAAAATTAATCACATCGAAAATTAAAACTCCagattgtgaaaaatgtaagaTATTTGGGTTGATGTTATAGACAAACCACCAGTGAAATACACTAAATCAGTGGAGGTTTACTGTCCAACACAACTTACCGATTGCAATTAACCAAAGCAGGCAAACTACTAGCTGATTCAAATTCGTAGTGGAGAGGAAAGAGTCCAGCGAGGACGAAGTCGCCCTGCAGTTGCAACCCCTGACCATTAGAGATGTAGTCCAGTTCCCCATTAGCCAAATGCAGCGTCAGCCAGCCCAAGGACAAGACCACGGCACCAAACACGTCCATGCTTCACCTCCACATTACACAGTGCTGTGGTTTGCAAAAGGGATCAGAGCCTGTTTATCAAAGAGTGGCTTGATAGAGGGAGGGATGAGTGGACCACTTTTGCATCTTTTCCGGGGAGTGTTGCTTGAGTGTATCTTATTCGCATGTCATATTTGTTTATGTGACTGTAGAGTTTCCATCCCATTGAACACTACTGACACTAAATACTGACACTAAATACAGCAACATTACAAACTATTAGGACCGTGTTTGACCAAAGGTCTCTCTTGTAACAGATTCTATTCAGTTCAATTTATTTAGGATGACCCCTTGAGATGCAGCATCTCATTTTCTAGGGGGTCTCTAATTTCAATTAGATTTTTCAAAACATTAGTTACTCTATGGACAAATCAGATGTTTTACAAGCCAACAACATGAAACGGTTAAAACCTTTTACAATCATTTTGACGGCAGCAGACAGGTCCGACTTCTTGTTTAGTTAACATCACATTTTAATTCaagggtttgttttttaagaaatatAATCCTTTAGAAATACCAGTCAAGTCTTATATGTTAGCATGTATTTAGTTTACTTTTAACGTTTAACGTGGCAACAGGGTTAGAAGATGATTATTGCTCACTTCACTAGCCAGTTGTTTCAATGTTTAAGCTGAACAGTgtagatatacatgttaaataaaacataattatatccatgttaaatacttttcatattttgcacaaatttaatttttattgatttttatatGAAGCTTCTAAAACCAGTCggcaacataaataaatgcttgaATATTTACAGATGTTTAATTATTCTGAACGATCATTAAGGTAGTTTACTTCAGTTCAGTTTTGAGCTACATACTGTCCTTAcctatttacattttctgcaacTTCAAACTTTCAATTATACTAAACTATATCATTCATACTTTCACTGCACTTTGTctaacagctttagttactagttactttgaaGATTCATATAATCAATGTAATATATTCGCTGATCAAACATGATGTATTATCATAGATTATAGATAGATATTATAGATATAGCTACCCAGCATTAAAAGCATAAAGTTGAGACCTTGAATAGGAACCATGAGAGAAGCCAGTGTGCTTCATTATGGAGGACAATTATTAATCAATCGATTAGTTGCGTGATGTCAACATACACATAAAGCTATTCTGTagaaagacagctgattttgagtctcattcttaGGTCATCAAATAACTCGCTCACGATGTTtctccagcaaaacaacaacctcAAAGGATTCATAAAGCTAATCAAGCACTCTCTGAACGCACAGTTGCGCGCTCGAGTGGAGATGTAcatgaactgaaaacaaaccttcaatACACTCAGAATGACGCAGACTGTCAGGctggggggttaaagggaagactgtggaaaggggaaggtggacccaaatgcagtaacaCGAGAGgtaaggatatggggaaacaaaaagcgagctttattttaaagctgaagacaaaaaaaaacagaagcagacaaaacaggggcaagaggcaaagtagcaaccaaaaacagcaaggcaaagtagcaactaaaaagcaagacaaagtacaaagaaaaaggcaaagttcaaatcaaacatggaaagcTCAAAACGAAAACGGGACTTGAAGAACATGGCGAAGAACATGGACGtagacaggggctgacaagaacaatgaccagacaaggagtgaagggaacacagagactaaatacacagacactgatgacaagacgaggaacaggtgaggtggaccaacaggtgaggtaacgaaggggaggagcacatgagaacatgaagggaacaaagcaatagacagagggagcgagagggaacataggaaaatacacaggagaacttaaaggacacatgagggcatggaaaaacaaaagacacaagacaagatacaaagacatggaaatcaaatacaataaCCCACAAGACAACACCagacaagaacaacaaacagatctacagacaTGACACAGACAAACTAATAATTGCTCAAGTTGTTTAGCCATCAGTTCACTGCACTTCTGCCATGAACGtgaccacaacaactgcttccaaACGAAAAATGTCACCACAACACAATTGGATCCTTATTAGTGGCCTGCTGGGCACTGAGGCCGAGGGCCCTGTAACAGCTTTGTGATGATCTCTGCATGGTGTTTTCAAGCAGGATGCTGTTGCACACAGttacaaagaaaatgaattcctgcaattgttttcattttgttttatcacagaagTTCAACATCATCTTCAAGCAAAGGCATCGCATTACCATGCTCACTGAGGTCGCGAGTGCATCTTGTCATGGACAGATAAGGGCAGTGACCTGAACCGCTTTATCGGCGTCAGGCTAGCTTTTACCGTGGCCCTGAGTATGTCCCTAGCCAGGCACTAGGCCCAAACTAAACACGCACACTTCGTGCACGCTTCTACCAACCGTGGGTATGTAACAACAGGGGCCTGTAAATTGGTGGGAACGCACAAGGGCTTGTAGGATACGCTATGACCAATGCCAGCAGCTTATCAAAGGGCTGACTTCTGCTATTCAAGGAAACCACAGCTTACAGCTCTGAAGTACAGCGCTCGggcatttgccattgaagaTAGCTGAAGTCCAGTCAAGTTAACCTGTAACTTAAAATTATAACACCAAgtttgcctggcagaccactGACAACTGGAGtgctgttactgaacttttgTCCCTGGAAAGATCTATACCACGAGGCCTCCAAAACAACACGTCTCCACTCAGTTCTGCTGGTGTTGTAGCACTCAATTTGCTGCACTTCTACCATGAATAAGAACACCAATGTTAACACCAGGCTCTGCTCAACATAGTTTATACTCAAAGGACATAGACAAACTAACAACCACTCAAGAGAAACTTTACATAAGCCACCAGAAATTAACATGTCTCCAGTcattctgctggtgtttgtagCTCAATTTGCTGCACCTCGATCACGAATGAGACCAAAAGAACCACTTCTAAACCAAAAACTTCACCACCGCACAGTTGCACGTCAGAAACTGAATACGATCCTTATTATTAGTGGCCTGCTAGGCGAATGTTGTATCTACATACATATTTCTTGGCATTCTgcagaaaacaaaggaagaatTTAATTGCTTAATTGAGAACATGTTTCTTTATTATGCATATGACAATCaacactttgaatcttgaaacttgaatcttgaatcttaaatcgtgaaaatgaaatgtgactCCAGCCAATCTCTAACAccacagacattttgacttgccACGATAGGAAAAGCACAGGTCTAATTGATAAGATATATTTGGACTGCAATCCATTGAGGTGAGGTGAGTTTCAGGACCCTGCTGCTGGGCAAGGACCACAGCTTTTACTCTATAACGTTATTAGTCATAGCTGTGTTGTGCCGCTtagttaaaatgtttgtcacGAGAAAGGTTTCTGCATGTGTGGCTGAATTTGCATTCTGGTTGATATGTGAGCCTCATTTTGCTAAACACACCTGTTGTACCAACACACAATTTGTCTGATAGTTAGCTGCTTCCAGGACCCAGACCAATTGTTTTGACAGGAATATTGTGCATTTTGTCAGCTACAGTATTATTAAGgcaaataaacatgtaaatttGCAGGTCTGCACAAACAGATTTCTTATAAAGGAGCAAAACTGCACACGGCATTGTGGCTCCATCTCATTGCATATTTTTTGCatactttttctttctgtgaccAGCTGCCACTTGTTGTCAAATCCCTGGAAATATGATCTATCTCTTGTTGAcccaaatatataaatatctaaTAATTAGAAACTATTTATAAACTATGAACAATACAATTACATATTAAAGCTCACTTACTCAAATCTAATAATCTCAAAGACTGTCTTTTCTCCAACACATAGAACACTTCAGTTGTATTAATTCATTGATTCGTTTTCAGGAAGTAAAATTAAAGCGTCACAATTGTGACAGTTCCTCGTGCGGCTGCCAGGGGGTGATGTTGAATATCTACAACGGCACACTTGTTGTGTTGTACAGGTTGTATATGCCTGACTGGCAGCTTGAtatttttctgtcagtgtgGACGAGATGTCAGATTTAGTCCTGTTGGTGTTAGTTTATGTTGGAAtgcaataacaaaaataaaaaatgtgaactaatttgacattttaagagaagagaaaaatcttcaccTGATTTTCATGGTTGAACAAACTGAAACGAACTGTCCTCAAAGGACGACACAGTTGAAAAGCATTTGACTTTGACCACCTTAACAGCAATGCCTAAACAGCACTTTGGAAACCTTATTCCACTCGAGGAAGGCTTGTTTATCTGAAAATATATCAGATAACTGTATCTTTCTGACTTTGATTTGTTGCCTTATTAATACTGAAAATAGTAACTTTCTGATTTAGAGTTTTTTTCCAAAAGCTACACAGTGTACCTTTAAATATGGATGTGTTTGATAATTCTGGTGATGGGATGTAACTACAGCCttgatatttgtgttaaaaaatactttttgaaTGGACCTTTTCCCAGGCAGACATTTTATCATGTGACAATAGGTGTAAATGATAAAACCCTGATTGTATTGTGCACATGTTTACTTACCCAGTGACCCAGTTTATATTCTCATCCTGGTTTTTCTCTTGATTCAGGATGTGATGTTTTCTTAGAACAAAGGAAACCCGGTTCTTCATCGCCCTATacagttattattgttgttgtataACATTATCCAGGTTTCtgatcttctgtgtttttttgtcttgatttCTCACCATCTCAGCCACTACGATCTGCGCCAATAAAGACTTATCAAAAAAAAGATCTGTTGTTTACATGCCATGTTTTTCATGCCTTACATGATCATTTAAATTTCATCTTTAATCCGTTGTGATAGCTCCAAGATGAGGTCAAATGAATTCTACAAACATCCAGACTCATAGATGAAGTTTATTTAGACGTTTAAAGACTCAAGGATCTAGactgttgaagtgtccttgtaCACTTTACTACTTACACTCAGCTGTTAGATACATTTAAAAGTCAAGCTGAACCTGTCTTGTTCACATTATTTCACCTGCTACACCTGCATCATTACACCTCAAACTACTTCTCATCAACTGACATGATCACAAGCTTCATTTCTGGCTCATGGTATACATCTGAATGCAATTCTGGAAATGGGCAGTTGTGTTCATTTCCGGCTTCAAGACAATGATATAAATTTTGGGCAGGAAGTAGCCCCAGAAGAAGGCCAGGACACTGAAGAGTATGGCAAACACGTATGCAGCTATGGTGAAGGGGCCCCTGCTGATGAGGTAGAGAGTGAAGAAGCTCATCCAGGAGATCATGTACACCATGAGGCTGAAGGTGATACTCTTGGCCTCATTGTAGTTGGCTGGCAGGTCTTTGCCCATGTAGCtgaaagagaagcagaggaTGCTGAGCAGTGCTACATAACCGAGCTCAATAGCTGAGCCAGGTGAGAGGGTGTTACTGCACTCCAGCACAATGCTGTCGTGGTAGAAGTCGAGATCCTGGCTGGGCTTGGGAGGGTTGAGGGCCACACGGAACACAGATATCACCAAGAGGGTGGCAGACACAAGGAAAATGGTGATCTCTGGCCCACTTTTCTTGGCCCACTTGTCATAGGCTGGGGGCAGCTTGGACgcaaatttaaaaatgcagacGACCTGGAGGGAGCGCACAGTGATGCAGGCCAGGCACACAGTGAAGCTAAACATGAATAGTGGCTGCTTGAGGATGCAGGCCAGAGGCGACGGCTGGCCAAAATGGCACAAAGAGCTCATGGCAGCGGCAGTCAGAGCTGCCAGCATCAGGAGGCAGGTGCGGCCTCCGGCGGACTTGGCCACCGGCGTGTTCAGGTTGAGCAGGAGGATTACTGCAGAGCTGGAGGTCATGAGAAGACAGCTGGCCAGAAAGAAGAGCAGGGCGATGGCGAGGGGGTCGTCCCAGGCGAGCAGCAGGACGGACCTTTTCAGACACTGAACGCTGCTCGGGGGAGCCCACTCCTCTGACTGACACTGCTGGCATGTAGTGGGAtctgtggaagaggaagagtagaggaaaaaagagggaaacagGGATGTAAAAGCTGGGCTGGGTTTTTTGTTCAGGGTGATAGAGTTaaaatttaaagggacagttcacctcaaaatcaaaaacacatattttcctCTACCTGTGGCACCATTtttccatctagattgttttggtgagTTGATAAGTTTTGAGATATCAACtacagagatgtctgccttctctccatATAACAGAAGAAGGTGGCAgtgaaatgtgccaaaaaataacatttgaaaaactggACAGCAATGTCTCCTTCAGGAAGTCATGACCTGTGGATTATCTTCAGTAACCAGATCACTTTGAGTCCCACAAGGTGTGTAGCGTggcatctagttccattatttttaaaagaaggCTGACACCTCTTCAGCCAATATCTCTAAATCCCTgcagctcacaccaaaacaactAGATGGATACATTTTTaggggtggctgtggctcaggggtagagccatcTTCTTGCTACTGATAGGTTGGTAGTTCAATtctcctggtctgcatgtcgaggTGTCCTTTGGCAAGATACTGATTCCCAAATTACTCCTCATGTTCTGGTTGGTACCttgcagccaccgccatcagtatATGAATGTATACTGTTAGTCAGTgcttggacaaaagcatctacTAAATGTAAATAGCACTACAGCTAAAAGGaaagacatttattttagatttttttgagtgaactgtccctttgaCATTAGTGAGTGATCAAGGTGAAATGTTTTGGTCCAgaaatggaaacacacagcagcGTGTTCTGGCCATTTGTCACATGATGTTAAGCACAGTGATCCCATTCAAGAAAGCGTTTAACGTCCCTGTGGTGCCTGAATCAGAAAATAGTGTGAGTATGTAGCACCACCTTCTGGTCTACTCCGCACACACCGGCTGGAAAATACTGCTGTGATTGGGGGGGGGTTTATGATTTCAACATATTTACAGGTTACAGCATATGATTCTCAATCTTTAAAaattcattctctctctgttttggtCTTTGAATATGTTTCTGGTGCTCTGGctcgtctctgtgtgtcctcatgTTACCGCTCAGATTAAGAAACGTAGCAGCAGGACAGGGCAGGCAGTCGAAGCAGCAAGTGTGTTGGCCTGTCAGCAGCTTCCTGTGTCCACTTGGGCAAGGCGGAGAGCAGATGGACTGTGGCACCTAGACACAAACAGCAGGGTATAAAAAGGATATACATAACTTTTACTTTATCAGATAATATCATTGAGATCAAAATCTCCAGACTCAGGAACAgaaataagatgaaaaaaacaacaacaacatactgAGCCATgcaaaacacaatcacattcactgtttcttttaaaaaggcaaaaaatgaTGTGTTTAGATTTGTTCGAAGGGATGAGATGGTCAAGttttaatgtactgtacttcATCCGATGGTATGGTGCAAAGTCTTGGAGAGCTCAATATTTACATGCAGACCTTCAAGAATGACAAATTACAAATCGACAAAATGACTGCACTGGGATTCAATTACAAATACTTCAACAACAATCTATTAAAATAGACATTTTTGGTTGCAAtttaaactgaatttaaaaactACAACCACTCTACTCAAAACTTCAGAGGGTCTTACTTGATTTGActctcctgtgttgtgccactCGATTAGATCGGCATTAATCGTGAGCGAAGTGGGATTCGGGCTGAAGGAGCCCACCTCTCTGACAGACCAGTTCGGCCCCCTCCAAATCCAGCAAACGATGTCATATCCAGTGGGCGGGTCACCGTTCGCATCGAAATAGACAGAGGTGTTTTGAAAAGTGAATTGCACCTGCTTGAGCCACGAGAggagctgtggtggagagggagaaggaacaTCAGTGCAGTGACACAGAGAGTGGCTCTGGGGGATGCATCACTATACTTGGCAggaccagagatatcaccttttttattctattgcacctacattacccacaaagcAGCTAAGCTACCTCGTGACGTCACTGGTGACAATTTATCAGGTCACATGTGGCTTCTTCTGGAGACACAAAAGGCTTTCAGATATTTCTCCCACATATGCTGTGGTACTCACCTTCACCTGTAACCTAACCCTAACATTtctgga from Sparus aurata chromosome 7, fSpaAur1.1, whole genome shotgun sequence carries:
- the LOC115584314 gene encoding taste receptor type 1 member 1-like, which encodes MDVFGAVVLSLGWLTLHLANGELDYISNGQGLQLQGDFVLAGLFPLHYEFESASSLPALVNCNRGKANQHGYHLMQAMRFAVEEINNSTGPQSLLPGVKLGYQIYDGCSKSAAVLAAVDLLEHWGPLTSGTQRDKDSNFTDSSQRGLALIGPDSSSKTLTPAVLLGSYLIPQISYESSNEKLSNKFVYPSFFRTIPSDKNQVAAMIKLLVHFNWTWVAVLSSDNAYGLDGMQSLTTQAPDSGICIAYQGIIPAYSDDNKQTMRNIVQNLLKTKVNTIVVFSNKVEFSYLVPFVIEEKMTDKVWIGSEDWSASSLISSIPGVQSIGTVLGVSIKYSNISGFQEFEAKVLEDAMNQNVSNVNTNSGNDCLQSTDVYNLARMGFPLEKHDVTSSANVYKATYALAHALHQALGCDSGECQRRRVYPWELLSWLKQVQFTFQNTSVYFDANGDPPTGYDIVCWIWRGPNWSVREVGSFSLNPTSLTINADLIEWHNTGESNQVPQSICSPPCPSGHRKLLTGQHTCCFDCLPCPAATFLNLSDPTTCQQCQSEEWAPPSSVQCLKRTVLLLAWDDPLAIALLFFLASCLLMTSSSAVILLLNLNTPVAKSAGGRTCLLMLAALTAAAMSSLCHFGQPSPLACILKQPLFMFSFTVCLACITVRSLQVVCIFRFASKLPPAYDKWAKKSGPEITIFLVSATLLVISVFRVALNPPKPSQDLDFYHDSIVLECSNTLSPGSAIELGYVALLSILCFSFSYMGKDLPANYNEAKSITFSLMVYMISWMSFFTLYLISRGPFTIAAYVFAILFSVLAFFWGYFLPKIYIIVLKPEMNTTAHFQNCIQMYTMSQK